In a single window of the Pedococcus dokdonensis genome:
- a CDS encoding GlxA family transcriptional regulator — protein MALSTVAALVTDPVAMFETAIACEVFGLDRTDDGVPPFTFMMCGETAGVPVPTTSGGALTPTHQWQDALEADLVVMPAGGVRDTYPEELLDVIRGAHARGATILSICTGAFVLGETGLLDGLTAVTHWRYAEQFAARFPRTQVSMDVLYLDQGQIVTGAGTAAGIDAVLHIVRRELGSTVATRIARRMVVPPQRDGGQRQYVEAPVPETDCESMQPVLNHIAENLDAPHTVPDLARLAMMSERTFARRFVAETGTTPHKWIVQQRVLRARELLESTDLPVESVASHSGFGSAALLRTHFQTVVGTSPQRYRREFSRA, from the coding sequence ATGGCCCTTTCCACCGTCGCTGCGCTCGTCACCGATCCCGTCGCCATGTTCGAGACCGCCATCGCGTGCGAGGTCTTCGGGCTCGACCGCACCGACGACGGCGTGCCGCCGTTCACGTTCATGATGTGCGGCGAGACCGCCGGCGTCCCCGTGCCCACGACCAGTGGCGGCGCCCTCACTCCCACCCACCAGTGGCAGGACGCGCTCGAAGCCGACCTCGTGGTCATGCCCGCGGGAGGCGTCCGTGACACCTACCCCGAGGAGCTGCTCGACGTCATCCGTGGCGCGCACGCCCGCGGGGCCACCATCCTCTCGATCTGCACCGGGGCCTTCGTCCTGGGGGAGACGGGGCTGCTCGACGGCCTGACCGCCGTGACGCACTGGCGCTACGCCGAGCAGTTCGCCGCACGGTTCCCGCGCACCCAGGTCTCCATGGACGTCCTCTACCTCGACCAGGGCCAGATCGTGACCGGCGCAGGCACCGCCGCCGGCATCGACGCCGTCCTGCACATCGTGCGTCGCGAGCTCGGGTCGACCGTCGCCACCCGCATCGCCCGGCGCATGGTGGTGCCACCTCAGCGTGACGGTGGTCAGCGGCAGTACGTCGAGGCGCCCGTGCCCGAGACGGACTGCGAGAGCATGCAGCCGGTCCTCAACCACATCGCCGAGAACCTCGACGCTCCTCACACGGTGCCCGACCTCGCGCGCCTCGCGATGATGTCCGAGCGCACGTTCGCTCGACGGTTCGTCGCCGAGACCGGCACCACGCCGCACAAGTGGATCGTGCAGCAGCGGGTGCTCCGGGCACGTGAGCTGCTCGAGTCGACCGACCTGCCGGTGGAGTCGGTGGCCTCGCACAGCGGCTTTGGTTCAGCGGCCCTGCTGCGCACCCACTTCCAGACCGTCGTCGGCACCTCACCGCAGCGCTACCGTCGCGAGTTCTCCCGCGCCTGA
- a CDS encoding fumarylacetoacetate hydrolase family protein gives MRIARYTTGEDPAYGIVEGEPGREVIAQVQGDPLYQPVVLTGETVPLEDARLLAPVIPRSKVIGIGRNYADHAREMGGEAPEQPMMFLVPNTAVVGPGDPIVMPSGSEEISYEGELAVVIGRIAKDVPRERVPEVVYGYTCANDVTARDWQRGDGQWARAKGFDTSKPLGPWISTDLDVSDLRIQSRIDGETRQDGRTADMIFDVETLVSYVSAAFTLLPGDVILTGTPAGVGLVEPGQRVDVEIEGIGTLTNTFVRR, from the coding sequence GTGCGCATCGCGAGATACACCACTGGTGAGGACCCGGCATACGGCATCGTCGAGGGGGAGCCGGGGCGCGAGGTCATCGCCCAGGTGCAGGGTGACCCGCTCTACCAGCCAGTGGTGCTCACCGGTGAGACCGTGCCGTTGGAGGACGCCCGGCTGCTCGCGCCGGTCATCCCGCGCAGCAAGGTGATCGGCATCGGTCGCAACTACGCCGACCACGCCAGGGAGATGGGTGGCGAGGCACCGGAGCAACCGATGATGTTCCTCGTCCCCAACACCGCGGTCGTCGGCCCCGGCGACCCGATCGTCATGCCCTCCGGCTCCGAGGAGATCTCCTACGAGGGCGAGCTCGCCGTCGTCATCGGGAGGATCGCCAAGGACGTGCCCCGGGAGAGGGTCCCCGAGGTCGTCTACGGCTACACCTGCGCCAACGACGTGACCGCCCGCGACTGGCAGCGCGGCGACGGACAGTGGGCCAGGGCCAAGGGCTTCGACACCTCGAAGCCGCTCGGTCCTTGGATCAGCACCGACCTCGACGTGTCGGACCTGCGCATCCAGAGCCGGATCGACGGCGAGACCCGTCAGGACGGCCGGACCGCCGACATGATCTTCGACGTGGAGACGCTGGTGTCCTACGTCAGTGCCGCCTTCACCCTCCTGCCTGGTGACGTGATCCTCACCGGCACCCCGGCCGGCGTCGGCCTGGTCGAGCCGGGGCAGCGGGTCGACGTCGAGATCGAGGGCATCGGCACGCTCACCAACACCTTCGTGCGCCGCTGA
- the argG gene encoding argininosuccinate synthase, producing the protein MSKVLTSLPVGERVGIAFSGGLDTSVAVAWMREKGAIPCTYTADLGQYDEPEIDTVPDRAGAYGAELARLVDCRSALVEEGLSAIACGAFHIRSGGKTYFNTTPLGRAVTGTLLVRAMKDDGVDIWGDGSTFKGNDIERFYRYGLLANPALRIYKPWLDADFVTELGGRTEMSEWLQARDLPYRASTEKAYSTDANIWGATHEAKTLEFLNESMEIVDPIMGVPFWDESVAIATEDVTVRFEQGRPVAINGTVFPDAVALVDEANAIGGRHGLGMSDQIENRIIEAKSRGIYEAPGLALLWITYERLLNAIHNEDTIANYHAEGRRLGRLLYEGRWLDPQSLMLRESLQRWVASAVTGEVTLRLRRGDDYSIIDTTGPAFSYHPEKLSMERTEGAAFGPVDRIGQLTMRNLDIADSRAKLELYAAQGQLVARHQDLVGDLEPGGAKAISANPRAEDGEDDALDRAAMEAGTD; encoded by the coding sequence GTGTCGAAAGTTCTGACGTCCCTGCCTGTTGGAGAACGTGTCGGGATCGCCTTCTCGGGCGGTCTGGACACCTCTGTTGCCGTTGCCTGGATGCGGGAGAAGGGTGCGATCCCGTGCACCTACACCGCCGACCTGGGCCAGTACGACGAGCCCGAGATCGACACGGTCCCCGACCGTGCCGGGGCCTACGGCGCCGAGCTGGCGCGCCTCGTCGACTGCCGGTCCGCCCTGGTCGAGGAAGGGCTCTCCGCGATCGCGTGCGGTGCGTTCCACATCCGCAGCGGCGGCAAGACCTACTTCAACACCACTCCCCTGGGCCGCGCGGTCACGGGCACCCTGCTGGTCCGCGCCATGAAGGACGACGGCGTCGACATCTGGGGTGACGGCTCGACCTTCAAGGGCAACGACATCGAGCGGTTCTACCGCTACGGCCTGCTCGCCAACCCCGCCCTGCGCATCTACAAGCCGTGGCTCGACGCCGACTTCGTCACCGAGCTCGGCGGACGCACCGAGATGTCCGAGTGGCTGCAGGCCCGCGACCTTCCCTACCGCGCCAGCACCGAGAAGGCCTACTCGACCGACGCCAACATCTGGGGCGCCACCCACGAGGCCAAGACGCTCGAGTTCCTCAACGAGAGCATGGAGATCGTCGACCCCATCATGGGCGTGCCCTTCTGGGACGAGTCCGTGGCCATCGCGACCGAGGACGTGACGGTCCGCTTCGAGCAGGGTCGCCCGGTCGCCATCAACGGCACGGTGTTCCCCGACGCCGTCGCGCTCGTCGACGAGGCGAACGCCATCGGCGGCCGGCACGGCCTCGGCATGTCCGACCAGATCGAGAACCGCATCATCGAGGCCAAGAGCCGCGGCATCTACGAGGCACCCGGCCTCGCCCTCCTCTGGATCACCTACGAGCGGTTGCTCAACGCGATCCACAACGAGGACACCATCGCCAACTACCACGCCGAGGGCCGGCGGCTCGGCCGACTCCTGTACGAGGGTCGCTGGCTAGACCCCCAGTCCCTGATGCTGCGCGAGTCGCTCCAGCGCTGGGTCGCCTCCGCCGTCACCGGCGAGGTCACCCTGCGGCTGCGCCGCGGCGACGACTACTCGATCATCGACACCACCGGGCCGGCCTTCAGCTACCACCCCGAGAAGCTCTCGATGGAGCGCACCGAGGGCGCGGCCTTCGGCCCCGTCGACCGCATCGGCCAGTTGACCATGCGCAACCTCGACATCGCAGACTCACGGGCCAAGCTCGAGCTGTATGCCGCGCAGGGCCAGCTGGTCGCGCGACACCAGGACCTCGTGGGCGACCTGGAGCCCGGTGGAGCCAAGGCGATCTCGGCCAACCCGCGCGCCGAGGACGGCGAGGACGACGCCCTGGACCGGGCGGCGATGGAGGCCGGCACCGACTGA
- the gltX gene encoding glutamate--tRNA ligase, translating into MTENPSSAPRLRVAPSPTGDPHVGTAYMSLFNLAFARQQGGSFVLRIEDTDRARFREDSEAQVFETLHWLGLQWDEGPDVGGPFAPYRQSERLDTYRPYVERLLADGRAYHCWCSTERLTEMREMQQKLKQPTGYDRLCHGKTREERAELPGFNETPVVRMLIPDDVELSFDDLIRGRVSAPRPDDQVILKGDGFPTYHLAVVVDDHEMGITHVVRGEEWISSTPKHIQLYKDLGLEPPAFAHMPLLRNADKSKISKRKNPAARLTWFKEQGYLPEALVNFLALLAYPPKEGADGEDVEVFTFDDFSKDFDWRKVNPVGPIFDLKKLDWLNGVHVRGLDVGELASRLLPFLEADGVLDDNPSLGQLARLRKVTELIQTRMVLLTEATALVRPFFVGDDEIEVAEDARAQLKDDSGAVLAAATRALEDVDDTRSGVLGSETGWTAAAIEAALRAAIVEDMGIKPKFAFGPLRTAVSGQRISPPLFESMEILGKTSTLARLHRLADQLA; encoded by the coding sequence ATGACCGAGAACCCCAGCTCCGCACCCCGTCTCCGCGTCGCGCCGTCGCCCACCGGCGACCCGCACGTCGGCACCGCCTACATGTCGCTGTTCAACCTGGCCTTCGCGCGACAGCAGGGCGGGTCGTTCGTGCTGCGCATCGAGGACACCGACCGGGCACGCTTCCGCGAGGACAGCGAGGCGCAGGTCTTCGAGACGCTGCACTGGCTGGGGCTGCAGTGGGACGAAGGCCCGGACGTCGGTGGGCCGTTCGCCCCCTACCGCCAGTCCGAGCGGCTCGACACCTACCGCCCCTACGTCGAGCGGCTGCTGGCCGACGGTCGCGCCTACCACTGCTGGTGCTCGACCGAGCGGCTCACCGAGATGCGCGAGATGCAGCAGAAGCTCAAGCAGCCCACCGGCTACGACCGGCTGTGCCACGGCAAGACCCGCGAGGAGCGCGCCGAGCTGCCCGGCTTCAACGAGACGCCCGTCGTGCGGATGCTCATCCCCGACGACGTCGAGCTGAGCTTCGACGACCTGATCCGCGGCCGGGTCTCGGCCCCACGTCCGGACGACCAGGTCATCCTCAAGGGTGACGGTTTCCCGACCTACCACCTCGCCGTCGTCGTCGACGACCACGAGATGGGCATCACCCACGTGGTGCGTGGCGAAGAGTGGATCTCCAGCACCCCCAAGCACATCCAGCTCTACAAGGACCTCGGGCTCGAGCCGCCGGCCTTCGCCCACATGCCACTGCTCCGCAACGCCGACAAGTCCAAGATCTCCAAGCGCAAGAACCCCGCCGCCCGTCTGACCTGGTTCAAGGAGCAGGGCTACCTGCCTGAGGCGCTGGTCAACTTCCTTGCGCTGCTTGCCTACCCGCCGAAGGAAGGGGCAGACGGCGAGGACGTCGAGGTCTTCACCTTCGACGACTTCAGCAAGGACTTCGACTGGCGCAAGGTCAACCCGGTCGGGCCGATCTTCGACCTCAAGAAGCTCGACTGGCTCAACGGCGTCCATGTCCGCGGGCTCGACGTGGGCGAGCTGGCTTCGCGGCTGCTGCCGTTCCTCGAGGCCGACGGGGTCCTCGACGACAACCCCAGCCTCGGGCAGCTCGCCCGGCTGCGGAAGGTCACCGAGCTGATCCAGACCCGCATGGTGCTGCTCACCGAGGCGACAGCCCTGGTGCGGCCCTTCTTCGTCGGCGACGACGAGATCGAGGTGGCCGAGGACGCCCGCGCCCAGCTGAAGGACGACTCGGGTGCGGTGCTCGCCGCCGCGACCCGGGCGCTGGAGGACGTCGACGACACCAGGTCGGGGGTGCTGGGCTCCGAGACCGGGTGGACCGCTGCGGCGATCGAGGCCGCACTGCGCGCGGCGATCGTCGAGGACATGGGGATCAAGCCCAAGTTCGCGTTCGGACCGCTGCGCACCGCGGTGTCCGGCCAGCGGATCAGCCCGCCGCTGTTCGAGTCGATGGAGATCCTCGGCAAGACGTCCACGCTGGCGCGGCTGCACCGGCTCGCCGACCAGCTCGCCTGA
- a CDS encoding PadR family transcriptional regulator — protein MNRMNLNIQMSHPRRGGHPGRNRGQDGQPGHAHHGGARRGRGAGFGPGFGPGFGPGFGPGLGEGRGPRGDGRGPRRGRRGDVRRAVLALLAEEPMNGYAIITAVAERSEGSWSPGPGSVYPALRALEEEGLIAPDESDQDARRKVFALTDDGRAYAEAHGDELAQAFADATTPRRGFREMRRELGQLVVAVEQVVVAGQPAQIEAAQQVLADARRSLYRILAEDETGSGSTDARSTDSVE, from the coding sequence ATGAACCGCATGAACCTGAACATCCAGATGTCCCACCCACGCCGCGGTGGCCACCCCGGCCGCAACCGCGGGCAGGACGGCCAACCCGGCCACGCTCACCACGGGGGAGCGCGTCGCGGACGCGGCGCCGGCTTCGGACCGGGCTTCGGTCCGGGCTTCGGACCGGGCTTCGGTCCGGGCCTCGGCGAGGGCCGCGGTCCCCGCGGTGACGGTCGAGGCCCGCGCCGCGGTCGCCGCGGTGACGTCCGCCGGGCCGTCCTCGCGCTGCTCGCCGAGGAGCCGATGAACGGCTACGCCATCATCACCGCCGTCGCCGAGCGATCGGAGGGCTCGTGGTCGCCCGGCCCCGGGTCGGTCTACCCGGCCCTGCGGGCGCTCGAGGAAGAGGGCCTGATCGCCCCGGACGAGTCCGACCAGGACGCGCGCCGCAAGGTCTTCGCCCTCACCGACGACGGCCGCGCCTACGCCGAGGCCCACGGCGACGAGCTCGCCCAGGCCTTCGCCGACGCGACCACCCCCCGTCGTGGATTCCGCGAGATGCGCCGCGAGCTCGGCCAGCTCGTGGTCGCCGTCGAGCAGGTCGTGGTGGCCGGCCAGCCGGCCCAGATCGAGGCGGCCCAGCAGGTGCTCGCCGACGCCCGGCGCTCGCTCTACCGCATCCTGGCGGAGGACGAGACCGGCTCCGGGAGCACCGACGCGCGCTCGACGGACTCCGTCGAGTAG
- the cimA gene encoding citramalate synthase produces the protein MSDLHVYDTTLRDGAQQEGLNLSVSDKLAIAMHLDELGVGFIEGGWPGANPKDTEFFARAATELRLRNATLAAFGATRRVGGRAADDPLVRALLDSQAPVVTLVAKSHVRHVESALRTTRDENLAMVRDTVSFLAGEGRRVFLDAEHFFDGYAADRDYTLEVVRAAMESGAEVVALCDTNGGMLPDQVAEVVADAVTSTSARVGIHCHNDTGCAVANSMAAVDAGATHVQGTINGYGERTGNADLLTVVSNLQIKRGLPLVESDRLREATRIAHSISEITNVPPYSRQPYVGASAFAHKAGLHASAIKVDPDLYQHTDPQHVGNDMRMLVSDMAGRASIELKGRELGYDLSGDNELLTRVLARVKALELRGYTFDAADASFELLLRREVEGGGYDFFDVESWRVITDARGGEDALSEATVKVLAGGERVVATGEGNGPVNALDHALRRALAPAYPELDKLELIDFRVRILDAAHGTDAVTRVLIETSDGSTSWETIGVAGNIIEASWQALVDGVTYGLVRAGVPVR, from the coding sequence ATGAGCGACCTGCACGTCTACGACACCACCCTGCGCGACGGCGCGCAGCAGGAGGGCCTCAACCTCTCGGTGTCGGACAAGCTCGCCATCGCCATGCACCTCGACGAGCTCGGTGTGGGGTTCATCGAGGGAGGCTGGCCGGGCGCGAACCCGAAGGACACCGAGTTCTTCGCCCGCGCCGCGACCGAGCTCCGGCTGCGCAACGCCACCCTCGCTGCGTTCGGCGCCACCAGGCGGGTCGGCGGTCGCGCGGCCGACGACCCGCTGGTGCGCGCCCTGCTCGACAGCCAGGCGCCGGTCGTGACCCTCGTGGCCAAGTCGCACGTGCGCCACGTCGAGTCGGCGCTGCGCACCACCCGCGACGAGAACCTCGCCATGGTGCGCGACACCGTGTCGTTCCTCGCGGGGGAGGGCCGCCGCGTCTTCCTCGACGCCGAGCACTTCTTCGACGGGTATGCCGCCGACCGCGACTACACGTTGGAGGTCGTGCGGGCGGCGATGGAGTCGGGCGCCGAGGTGGTCGCCCTGTGCGACACCAACGGCGGGATGCTGCCCGACCAGGTCGCCGAGGTCGTCGCCGACGCCGTGACCTCGACGTCGGCCAGGGTGGGGATCCACTGCCACAACGACACCGGTTGCGCCGTGGCCAACTCGATGGCCGCCGTCGACGCGGGTGCGACCCACGTGCAGGGCACCATCAACGGGTACGGCGAGCGCACTGGCAACGCCGACCTGCTCACCGTCGTCAGCAACCTCCAGATCAAGCGCGGGCTGCCGTTGGTCGAGTCCGACCGGCTGCGCGAGGCCACCCGCATCGCCCACTCGATCAGCGAGATCACCAACGTGCCGCCCTACTCGCGCCAGCCGTATGTCGGTGCGAGCGCGTTCGCGCACAAGGCCGGCCTGCATGCCAGTGCGATCAAGGTCGACCCCGACCTCTACCAGCACACCGACCCCCAGCACGTGGGCAACGACATGCGGATGCTGGTGTCCGACATGGCCGGTCGCGCGAGCATCGAGCTCAAGGGTCGTGAGCTCGGCTACGACCTGTCCGGAGACAACGAGCTGCTGACCCGCGTGCTGGCCCGGGTCAAGGCTCTCGAGCTGCGCGGCTACACGTTCGATGCGGCCGACGCGTCGTTCGAGCTGCTACTGCGCCGGGAGGTCGAGGGTGGCGGCTACGACTTCTTCGACGTGGAGTCGTGGCGGGTCATCACCGACGCCCGCGGCGGCGAGGACGCCCTGTCGGAGGCGACGGTGAAGGTGCTGGCCGGCGGTGAGCGCGTGGTGGCGACCGGCGAGGGCAACGGCCCCGTGAACGCCCTCGACCACGCCCTGCGTCGGGCGCTCGCGCCGGCCTACCCCGAGCTCGACAAGCTGGAGCTGATCGACTTCCGGGTGCGCATCCTCGACGCGGCCCACGGCACCGACGCGGTGACCCGCGTGCTGATCGAGACCTCCGACGGCTCCACGTCGTGGGAGACCATCGGGGTCGCCGGAAACATCATCGAGGCGTCGTGGCAGGCCCTCGTCGACGGTGTCACCTACGGCCTGGTCCGCGCCGGGGTGCCCGTCCGGTAG
- a CDS encoding IclR family transcriptional regulator, whose product MDTTSGVGVLDKAAIVLGALEAGPSTLAQLVTATGLARPTAHRLAVALEHHRLVTRDLQGRFVLGPRLAELAAAAGEDRLLAAAGPVLGALRDHTNESAQLFRRQGDHRICVSAAERPVGLRDSIPIGATLSMLAGSAAQVLLAWEEPDRLHRGLHGAKFTATTLSGVRRRGWAQSVGEREAGVASVSAPVRGPSGRVVAAVSISGPIERLSRQPGRLHAATVIAGANKLTEVLARHHAQQQQQNHA is encoded by the coding sequence ATGGACACAACCAGTGGAGTCGGCGTTCTCGACAAGGCAGCCATCGTCCTGGGCGCCCTGGAGGCCGGTCCGTCGACCCTCGCCCAGCTGGTCACCGCGACCGGACTGGCCCGCCCCACGGCCCACCGGCTGGCCGTGGCCCTCGAGCACCACCGCCTCGTCACGCGTGACCTGCAGGGCCGGTTCGTGCTCGGCCCGCGGCTCGCCGAGCTGGCCGCCGCCGCGGGCGAGGACCGCCTCCTCGCCGCCGCCGGGCCGGTGCTCGGCGCGCTGCGCGACCACACCAACGAGAGCGCACAGCTGTTCCGCCGCCAGGGCGACCACCGCATCTGCGTGTCGGCAGCCGAGCGCCCGGTCGGGCTGCGCGACTCGATCCCGATCGGCGCGACCCTGTCGATGCTGGCGGGGTCGGCCGCCCAGGTGCTGCTCGCCTGGGAGGAGCCCGACCGGCTGCACCGCGGCCTGCACGGCGCGAAGTTCACGGCGACGACGTTGTCCGGCGTCCGCCGCCGCGGCTGGGCCCAGAGCGTCGGTGAGCGCGAGGCCGGCGTCGCCTCGGTGTCCGCACCCGTGCGCGGGCCGTCGGGCCGCGTGGTGGCCGCCGTGTCCATCTCCGGCCCGATCGAGCGCCTCTCGCGCCAGCCCGGGCGGCTGCACGCGGCCACCGTGATCGCGGGCGCCAACAAGCTCACCGAGGTCCTGGCCCGCCACCACGCGCAGCAGCAGCAGCAGAACCACGCCTGA
- a CDS encoding 3-methyladenine DNA glycosylase, whose amino-acid sequence MAATILDQPAWQALEAAHADRVDDLTAGHRSRRQVGTPHPVEDFLFTYYPFKPSQLRRWHPGPDVVLAGAAALDRGSWRFYTHDGHGGSRLDTTAYLAARGSTVDFVRRLVSATRERPAQLGCFGLHEWAMVYRQSPDDVRHAAWPLRLGADGTDQVVDGLQIRCTHFDAFRFYTPPARPLNLLQPTRADQVAVEQPGCLHAGMDLYKWCMKLAPAVPSSLVLDCFTLAREIRELDMRASPYDLSALGHDPVAIETPQGRAEYAAAQRDFAARGQGLRERLLQALDAVTGDYSTESVERASVLPEPVSSSARMR is encoded by the coding sequence ATGGCGGCCACGATCCTCGACCAGCCGGCGTGGCAGGCCCTGGAAGCCGCCCACGCCGACCGGGTCGACGACCTCACGGCCGGCCACCGGTCCAGGCGCCAGGTCGGGACACCACACCCGGTCGAGGACTTCCTCTTCACCTACTACCCGTTCAAGCCGTCGCAACTGCGGCGGTGGCACCCGGGACCCGATGTGGTCCTTGCCGGCGCCGCCGCACTCGACCGCGGGTCGTGGCGGTTCTACACCCACGACGGACACGGGGGCAGCCGGCTCGACACCACGGCATACCTCGCCGCGCGCGGTTCCACCGTCGACTTCGTGCGGCGGCTCGTGTCGGCGACCAGGGAGCGCCCGGCCCAGCTGGGCTGCTTCGGGCTGCACGAGTGGGCGATGGTCTACCGCCAGTCCCCCGACGACGTGCGGCACGCCGCGTGGCCGCTGCGCCTCGGCGCGGACGGCACCGACCAGGTGGTCGACGGACTCCAGATCCGATGCACCCACTTCGACGCGTTCCGGTTCTACACGCCGCCCGCGCGGCCGCTCAACCTCCTGCAGCCCACCCGCGCCGACCAGGTCGCGGTCGAGCAGCCGGGCTGCCTGCACGCCGGCATGGACCTCTACAAGTGGTGCATGAAGCTGGCGCCCGCGGTACCGAGCAGCCTGGTGCTGGACTGCTTCACGCTCGCCCGGGAGATCCGCGAGCTCGACATGCGCGCCTCGCCGTACGACCTCAGCGCCCTGGGACATGACCCCGTCGCCATCGAGACACCTCAGGGACGGGCCGAGTATGCCGCCGCGCAGCGCGACTTCGCCGCGCGCGGACAGGGCCTGCGGGAGCGACTCCTGCAGGCCCTGGACGCGGTGACGGGTGACTACTCGACGGAGTCCGTCGAGCGCGCGTCGGTGCTCCCGGAGCCGGTCTCGTCCTCCGCCAGGATGCGGTAG
- a CDS encoding gamma-glutamyl-gamma-aminobutyrate hydrolase family protein, whose translation MTRPLIGITCYVEPATRGDWKDVPSVVLPHDYVRQVEEAGGTILVIPPRGDADDEIAREVVSRLDGLVIAGGADVDPGLYAAADRHPDVQEARHDRDAMEVALARAAAEADLPLLGICRGMQVMAVAAGGTLEQHVPDRVGHLDHSPEVAVYGHHGVTTVPGTRLADLLGDEADVPSYHHQSVLTHPGYQPSAWAPDGTLEAMEDPDARFRLGVQWHPEVGDDPRLFEALVAAAREHRSASLTTMRTRGSGGGPDLSE comes from the coding sequence GTGACGCGTCCGCTGATCGGGATCACCTGCTACGTCGAGCCGGCCACGCGGGGCGACTGGAAGGACGTGCCGAGCGTCGTCCTGCCGCACGACTACGTCCGCCAGGTGGAGGAGGCGGGTGGCACCATCCTGGTCATCCCGCCGCGCGGCGACGCCGACGACGAGATCGCCCGGGAGGTGGTGTCCCGGCTCGACGGGCTCGTGATCGCCGGCGGTGCCGATGTCGACCCCGGGCTGTACGCCGCGGCCGACCGGCACCCCGACGTGCAGGAGGCGCGGCACGACCGTGACGCGATGGAGGTGGCACTGGCGCGGGCGGCGGCCGAGGCCGACCTCCCGCTGCTCGGGATCTGCCGGGGCATGCAGGTCATGGCGGTGGCCGCGGGTGGCACTCTCGAACAGCACGTCCCCGACCGGGTGGGCCACCTCGACCACTCGCCCGAGGTGGCGGTCTACGGCCACCACGGCGTGACGACGGTCCCGGGCACCCGGCTCGCCGACCTGCTCGGCGACGAGGCCGACGTGCCGAGCTACCACCACCAGTCGGTGCTCACCCACCCCGGCTACCAGCCCTCGGCCTGGGCGCCCGACGGCACCCTCGAGGCGATGGAGGACCCGGACGCACGGTTTCGGCTGGGCGTGCAGTGGCACCCCGAGGTCGGCGACGACCCGCGGCTCTTCGAGGCGCTGGTGGCGGCGGCGCGCGAGCACCGCAGCGCCTCGCTGACCACGATGCGGACCCGGGGTTCAGGTGGTGGACCCGACCTGTCAGAGTGA